Proteins encoded by one window of Thermodesulfobacteriota bacterium:
- a CDS encoding alkaline phosphatase family protein, translating into MKGQNIIVSVVFFIIGLSFLTVVSGCGESKGSSEATTKKVLVLGFDGMDPKILKTLVDEGKLPNFEHLMKTGDFKPLTTSMPPQSPVAWANFITGMNPGGHGIFDFIHRDPATMIPYLSTSRTESADKTISIGSWIIPLSSGKVTLLREGRAFWEYLEEKDVPTTIFRVPANFPPADTKMPVYQLSGMGTPDIQGTYGTFSFYTNKPDEYSDEISGGKVFPIRVVGNSFQSKLPGPKNTLRKGSPETAADFTVYIDPENPVAKVVLDDQEIILKQGEWSDWVTVNYKIIPLLQSVSGIARFYLKEVRPNFKMYVSPVNIDPSAPALPISTPEDYSEELAREIGPFYTQGIPEDSKALSENVLDDGEYYEQSNIVLDEELKMFDRELKRFKSGLLFFYFGRTDQLAHMFWRTMDPNHPAYDPNSKYRRVIEQTYIDMDRVLGKALKSIDENTTLIVLSDHGFAPFYRAFNLNTWLKNEGYASLTDDTEGDFFQNVNWSKTRAYGAGFNGLYLNLYRREGKGIVQPWERDALLQEISEKLLKIRDPKTGEQVITRVYRAEEIYSGPFVKDAPDLIIGYNKGYRASWETVLGKFPKALIRDNDEKWSGDHLIEADLVPGVILSNKKIEADKPALTDLAPTILAEFGIPKGEGMVGNSVFAVLSAIKQN; encoded by the coding sequence GTGAAAGGTCAAAACATTATAGTAAGCGTAGTCTTTTTCATAATTGGTCTCAGTTTCCTTACAGTGGTGAGCGGGTGCGGTGAAAGTAAGGGTTCATCCGAGGCTACTACAAAGAAGGTACTGGTCCTGGGTTTTGACGGAATGGACCCGAAAATACTCAAGACCCTGGTAGATGAGGGGAAGCTTCCCAATTTTGAACACCTGATGAAAACCGGGGACTTCAAGCCCCTCACCACCAGCATGCCTCCTCAGAGTCCGGTAGCCTGGGCTAACTTTATTACCGGGATGAACCCGGGCGGACACGGTATCTTCGACTTTATCCACCGGGACCCGGCTACAATGATCCCCTACCTCTCCACCTCCAGGACCGAGTCGGCGGATAAAACCATCAGCATTGGTAGCTGGATTATTCCTCTATCCAGCGGAAAGGTTACCCTCTTGAGGGAGGGCCGGGCATTCTGGGAGTATCTGGAGGAAAAGGATGTTCCCACTACTATATTCCGTGTCCCGGCAAACTTTCCTCCTGCGGATACAAAGATGCCAGTGTACCAGCTCTCCGGCATGGGGACTCCGGATATACAGGGGACGTATGGAACATTCTCCTTTTATACGAATAAACCGGATGAATATAGCGATGAAATTTCTGGTGGCAAGGTTTTTCCAATCCGGGTTGTCGGTAACAGTTTTCAATCAAAACTGCCCGGCCCTAAGAACACCCTGAGGAAGGGTAGCCCAGAGACTGCCGCCGATTTTACCGTGTATATAGACCCGGAGAACCCGGTGGCAAAGGTCGTTCTAGACGACCAGGAGATTATACTCAAGCAGGGGGAATGGAGCGACTGGGTTACGGTGAATTATAAGATAATTCCTCTTCTTCAAAGCGTGAGCGGCATAGCTCGTTTTTATCTCAAAGAGGTTCGTCCTAATTTCAAGATGTATGTCAGCCCGGTCAATATAGACCCATCCGCCCCTGCACTTCCCATCTCTACACCCGAGGACTACTCGGAGGAGTTGGCCAGGGAAATCGGACCGTTCTATACACAGGGGATTCCGGAGGACTCAAAGGCTTTGTCGGAAAATGTGCTTGATGACGGCGAGTATTACGAACAATCCAACATCGTCCTGGACGAGGAGTTAAAGATGTTCGACCGTGAGCTCAAGCGCTTTAAATCGGGCCTTCTTTTCTTTTACTTCGGGAGGACCGACCAGCTTGCCCATATGTTCTGGCGCACCATGGACCCGAATCACCCGGCCTATGACCCCAATAGCAAATATAGACGGGTAATCGAGCAGACCTATATAGACATGGACCGGGTGTTGGGCAAAGCCCTTAAAAGTATAGATGAAAACACTACACTGATTGTGTTGTCCGACCACGGGTTTGCGCCGTTTTACCGCGCCTTCAACCTCAATACCTGGCTTAAAAACGAGGGCTATGCTTCATTGACCGATGATACGGAAGGGGACTTTTTTCAGAATGTAAACTGGTCCAAGACCCGGGCCTATGGAGCGGGCTTCAACGGCTTATACCTTAATCTCTACCGCAGGGAGGGAAAGGGGATAGTTCAGCCCTGGGAGAGGGATGCTCTACTCCAGGAGATTTCTGAAAAGTTACTCAAGATAAGGGACCCGAAGACCGGAGAGCAGGTAATCACCCGGGTATATAGAGCTGAAGAGATATATTCCGGCCCATTCGTCAAGGACGCCCCCGACCTCATTATCGGTTACAACAAGGGGTACCGTGCATCCTGGGAAACGGTATTGGGCAAATTCCCCAAAGCGCTCATCCGGGATAACGACGAGAAATGGAGCGGCGACCACCTGATCGAAGCTGACTTGGTTCCCGGCGTTATTCTCTCTAATAAGAAGATAGAAGCGGATAAGCCGGCTCTCACCGACCTTGCTCCGACGATTTTAGCCGAGTTCGGCATTCCCAAGGGAGAAGGAATGGTCGGTAATAGTGTCTTTGCGGTATTGAGTGCTATAAAACAAAATTAA
- a CDS encoding alkaline phosphatase family protein, giving the protein MLFMFLVFMLINRPESAQAYIGPGAGFAFLSSFLILFVTFALAFFYLLSWPLRFILRALLRKGKRVKGEVERVVVIGLDGMDPKLADKFMNEGKLPNFLKLKKEGAFAPLATSYPSISPVAWSSFMTGVDPSYHNIFDFITRDPCTYLPMLSSAEIGKASKILPIGKYMIPLGKPKMKLLRKGQPFWKILGESGVFSSVLRVPITFPPEKFNGVLLSGMCTPDLKGSQGTFSYYTTSESDTRTKTGGVGYQVRLNSDTINTFIHGPENSLVKGGGELKVPLKIKVDKEKNRARIEVSDQSFELEPGVYSPWVRVTFRAGLGIKVHGICRFYINRLSPEFELYVTPLNIDPENPALPISHPFIYSVYLAKLIGSYGTLGLAEDTWALNEGAIDEDAFLKQAYYLYEEREKMFLKALERTPKGLCTCVFDTTDRIQHMFFRCLDEAHPANRGKEVEKYKGVIEDLYMRVDQMLGRVLERIDEKTVVIVMSDHGFTQFKRGVNLNTWFLKNGYLTLKDGKTTSGDWFESVDWEKTKAFSLGLTGVFINRSGREANGIVEEGDELRNLKRELIEKLTGLVDEATGDVAILSVVDTDSAYSGPYTYDAPDLLIGYNAGYRNSWSCATGRVTEQVFEDNTKHWSGDHCVDPKVVPGVLFSNRRINTDKPDIKDVAPTVLKLFGVDIPKYMKGKPLVQPGQDRETLPPVEEKWEEEERVKKVKAG; this is encoded by the coding sequence ATGCTTTTTATGTTTCTTGTTTTTATGCTAATTAACCGTCCGGAGAGTGCCCAGGCCTACATCGGCCCGGGGGCCGGCTTTGCATTCCTGTCCTCATTTTTGATACTGTTCGTCACGTTTGCCCTGGCCTTCTTCTACCTCCTTTCCTGGCCTCTCCGGTTTATCCTGAGGGCCTTGCTGCGTAAGGGAAAAAGGGTGAAGGGTGAGGTGGAGAGGGTGGTGGTGATTGGCCTTGACGGTATGGACCCTAAGCTTGCCGATAAATTCATGAACGAGGGCAAGCTTCCTAATTTCCTTAAGTTGAAGAAAGAAGGCGCTTTTGCCCCGCTGGCTACGAGCTACCCTTCCATATCCCCGGTTGCCTGGTCTTCATTCATGACCGGCGTTGATCCCTCATACCACAACATATTTGATTTTATCACCCGCGACCCGTGCACCTATCTGCCCATGCTTTCTTCGGCAGAGATAGGAAAGGCGTCCAAGATCCTGCCCATCGGCAAATACATGATCCCCCTGGGAAAGCCGAAAATGAAGCTTCTCCGAAAGGGCCAGCCCTTCTGGAAGATACTCGGAGAGAGCGGGGTGTTCAGTTCGGTATTGCGAGTGCCCATTACCTTCCCTCCAGAGAAGTTTAACGGTGTCCTCCTCTCCGGTATGTGCACTCCAGACCTGAAGGGGTCTCAGGGGACGTTCTCCTATTACACCACCAGTGAAAGCGACACCAGGACAAAAACGGGCGGCGTGGGTTATCAGGTAAGGTTGAATAGCGATACTATCAATACCTTTATCCATGGGCCGGAAAACAGTTTGGTTAAGGGGGGAGGGGAGCTTAAGGTTCCTCTAAAAATCAAAGTGGACAAAGAGAAAAACCGGGCCAGGATCGAGGTGTCTGACCAGAGCTTTGAGCTCGAGCCGGGTGTTTATTCCCCCTGGGTTCGGGTTACCTTTAGAGCCGGGCTGGGGATAAAGGTGCACGGTATCTGCCGCTTTTATATAAACCGCCTGAGCCCGGAATTCGAGCTTTACGTGACCCCGCTCAATATCGACCCGGAGAATCCGGCACTGCCCATTTCCCACCCCTTCATATACTCGGTCTATCTGGCCAAACTTATCGGTTCTTACGGCACCCTGGGACTAGCCGAGGATACTTGGGCCCTTAACGAGGGGGCTATCGATGAAGACGCATTCCTTAAGCAAGCCTATTACCTCTACGAAGAACGCGAGAAGATGTTTTTAAAAGCCCTGGAGAGGACCCCAAAGGGTCTCTGTACCTGCGTTTTCGACACCACCGACCGCATTCAGCACATGTTTTTCCGGTGCCTGGATGAGGCCCATCCGGCAAACCGGGGAAAGGAAGTGGAGAAGTATAAAGGGGTTATCGAAGACCTCTATATGCGTGTGGACCAGATGCTCGGCCGCGTCTTGGAGAGGATAGACGAAAAAACCGTGGTCATCGTGATGTCAGACCATGGGTTTACTCAGTTTAAGAGAGGGGTGAACCTCAATACCTGGTTCCTCAAGAACGGTTATTTAACCCTCAAGGACGGCAAGACCACCAGCGGGGACTGGTTTGAGAGCGTGGACTGGGAGAAGACGAAGGCCTTTTCCCTGGGCTTGACTGGCGTTTTCATCAACAGAAGCGGGAGGGAGGCAAACGGTATCGTAGAAGAAGGGGATGAGCTTCGTAACCTGAAGAGGGAGTTGATAGAGAAATTGACCGGCCTTGTGGATGAGGCTACTGGGGATGTGGCCATCCTGAGCGTCGTCGATACGGACAGTGCTTATTCCGGCCCGTACACCTACGATGCCCCCGACCTTCTAATAGGATATAATGCCGGATACAGGAATTCCTGGTCTTGCGCCACCGGCCGGGTAACCGAGCAGGTGTTCGAGGACAACACTAAGCACTGGAGCGGGGATCATTGCGTTGACCCCAAGGTCGTTCCGGGTGTTTTATTTTCCAACCGCCGGATTAATACCGATAAACCCGATATCAAAGACGTTGCCCCCACCGTGCTCAAACTTTTCGGGGTGGATATCCCCAAGTATATGAAGGGTAAGCCGCTGGTCCAGCCCGGACAGGATAGAGAGACTTTGCCGCCGGTCGAGGAAAAGTGGGAGGAAGAAGAAAGGGTGAAAAAGGTGAAGGCGGGGTAG
- a CDS encoding sulfatase: MIRKLLKTNIFRYLVEALTLALVLGISIGVILGFYEAWVYASNGFFLPVLNLLEHNINKSIPIVFIFTSVYLIAFLNLHSVLGNVRRACLLSSAIALTAVFIFLFYYADQIIFTGGLSKLIQSLLIWGAVFIALWFLVSILFFFWTKRRVLEAPVVNIRGLSLLIGIVLLLNLSTLLTHRLYPNDSPNVMILLIDCLRADHLSLYGYNRKTTPNIDELSKDAVVFTQAISQSTWTQTSMASLFTSLYPYQHGVDKIEEANGSIVSGVLNEQETTLAEVLFQNGFLTMAWTKGNHMKSATGFAQGFVKYDDNLGLIEEVNKEFTEWLSLAGSNSNFFAYLHYNDLHDPYRPKPPYDTMYGIYSDVYSGIDFSNTSGFRKKILQGITKKDVDQLMAYYDGLLTYIDHRIGVLLDELKMAGLYDDTIIIVTADHGDGFMEHGYLGHSKAPYEELIRVPLIIKFPNSQYGGEVVKSQVRLIDVMPTILDYLGIRVGHSLAGFSLLSFLSADGKKDGEIDFPGYAYSERGDTLAIRTEKFKYIYFQSEKGEEFYDLVTDPHERDNIIASKQEEAAEFRKIALGVISERATKKKDVGEVVLDKEAIEELKALGYIE; the protein is encoded by the coding sequence ATGATAAGAAAACTTCTTAAAACTAACATTTTTAGATATTTGGTCGAAGCTCTGACTCTAGCATTAGTATTGGGTATAAGTATAGGTGTTATCTTGGGTTTCTATGAAGCCTGGGTCTATGCCTCGAATGGATTCTTTTTACCTGTTTTAAATTTATTGGAACACAATATTAATAAGAGCATACCCATCGTCTTTATTTTCACTTCGGTCTATCTTATAGCTTTCTTGAATCTACACAGTGTGCTTGGAAATGTTAGGAGGGCTTGCCTATTATCCAGTGCCATTGCGCTGACTGCGGTTTTCATCTTTTTATTCTATTATGCTGACCAAATAATATTCACGGGTGGATTGAGTAAACTTATCCAGAGCCTCCTTATCTGGGGTGCGGTTTTTATAGCATTGTGGTTTTTGGTTTCGATACTGTTTTTCTTCTGGACGAAAAGAAGAGTTTTGGAGGCTCCTGTTGTCAATATTCGGGGTCTAAGCCTGTTAATCGGCATAGTGCTACTTCTTAACCTCTCGACATTGTTGACACACAGGCTATACCCTAATGATTCTCCTAATGTAATGATCCTCTTGATAGATTGTTTGCGGGCAGACCATCTAAGCTTATATGGTTACAATCGAAAAACTACACCGAATATAGATGAGTTATCAAAGGATGCTGTGGTTTTCACTCAAGCCATAAGCCAATCTACCTGGACTCAAACCAGCATGGCCTCCCTTTTTACTTCGCTTTACCCTTACCAGCATGGTGTCGATAAGATCGAGGAGGCCAATGGCAGTATAGTATCGGGTGTTTTAAATGAACAGGAAACAACTCTTGCTGAGGTTCTTTTCCAAAATGGATTCTTGACTATGGCTTGGACCAAAGGAAACCACATGAAATCCGCCACGGGGTTTGCTCAGGGTTTTGTAAAATATGATGACAACCTCGGTCTGATAGAAGAGGTCAATAAGGAGTTTACTGAATGGCTAAGTCTGGCCGGAAGTAATAGCAATTTCTTTGCCTATCTTCACTACAATGACTTGCATGATCCCTACAGGCCAAAGCCTCCCTATGATACCATGTATGGTATTTACAGCGATGTTTATTCAGGCATTGATTTTTCGAATACCTCCGGGTTTCGAAAGAAGATCTTGCAAGGAATAACTAAGAAGGATGTTGATCAACTGATGGCGTATTATGACGGGTTATTAACATATATAGATCATCGTATTGGAGTTCTCCTGGATGAACTAAAAATGGCCGGTTTGTACGACGATACCATAATAATCGTCACCGCTGATCATGGAGATGGCTTTATGGAGCATGGGTATCTTGGACATAGTAAAGCCCCTTATGAGGAATTAATTAGAGTTCCTTTGATTATTAAGTTTCCTAACTCGCAATATGGAGGGGAGGTAGTTAAGAGCCAGGTTCGTCTGATCGATGTCATGCCTACCATACTTGATTATCTGGGAATAAGGGTTGGCCACAGCCTAGCCGGATTCAGTTTATTGAGTTTCCTTAGTGCCGATGGCAAAAAAGACGGCGAAATTGATTTTCCTGGTTATGCATACAGCGAGAGAGGTGATACCTTGGCAATCAGGACAGAGAAATTCAAATACATATACTTTCAAAGCGAAAAGGGAGAGGAATTTTATGACTTGGTCACTGATCCACATGAGAGAGACAATATTATAGCTTCAAAACAAGAAGAGGCTGCGGAGTTCCGCAAAATAGCTCTCGGAGTGATTTCGGAGAGGGCTACGAAAAAAAAGGATGTAGGAGAGGTAGTTCTCGATAAGGAGGCGATCGAAGAATTAAAGGCCTTGGGATATATTGAGTAA